In Providencia zhijiangensis, a single window of DNA contains:
- the pyrG gene encoding glutamine hydrolyzing CTP synthase: MKTNYIFVTGGVVSSLGKGIAAASLAAILEARGLNVTIMKLDPYINVDPGTMSPTQHGEVFVTEDGAETDLDLGHYERFIRTKMTRRNNFTTGRVYSEVLRKERRGDYLGATIQVIPHITNEIKDRIIRGGEGHDVVLVEIGGTVGDIESLPFLEAIRQMAAEVGRERTLYMHLTLVPYLAAAGEVKTKPTQHSVKELLSIGIQPDVLICRSDRVIPANERAKIALFCNVPEKAVISLKDADSIYKIPGMLKAQGLDEYICNRFRLECKEADLSEWEQVIYEEANPAGEVTIGMVGKYVELPDAYKSVIEALKHAGLKNRLTVNIKLIDSQDIETRGVELLKGLDAILVPGGFGSRGIEGKILTAQYARENKIPYLGICLGMQVALIEFARNVANMKDANSTEFDADCKFPVVALITEWRDEDGNVEVRSEESDLGGTMRVGGQQCHLTDGSLVRGMYGAETIVERHRHRYEVNNLLLKRIEDAGLNIAGRSVDNKLVEIIENPNHPWFVACQFHPEFTSTPRDGHPLFAGFVKAAGKYQKGELK, from the coding sequence ATGAAAACTAATTATATTTTTGTGACCGGCGGGGTCGTATCCTCTCTGGGTAAAGGCATTGCCGCAGCCTCCTTGGCGGCTATACTCGAAGCCCGTGGACTCAATGTGACCATTATGAAACTGGATCCCTACATTAACGTAGATCCAGGCACAATGAGCCCAACCCAACACGGGGAAGTTTTCGTTACAGAAGACGGCGCTGAAACTGACTTGGATTTAGGTCATTATGAGCGTTTTATTCGTACCAAAATGACACGTCGCAACAACTTTACGACTGGACGTGTTTATTCTGAAGTCCTGCGCAAAGAGCGTCGTGGCGACTACTTAGGCGCGACCATCCAAGTTATTCCTCATATCACTAATGAAATCAAAGATCGCATCATCCGTGGTGGTGAAGGTCATGATGTTGTATTAGTCGAAATCGGCGGTACAGTCGGTGATATCGAGTCTCTGCCATTCCTAGAAGCTATTCGTCAAATGGCTGCGGAAGTGGGCCGTGAGCGCACACTGTATATGCACTTAACCTTAGTGCCATACTTAGCGGCTGCGGGCGAAGTGAAAACAAAACCAACACAGCACTCTGTGAAAGAGTTACTGTCAATTGGTATTCAGCCTGATGTGCTGATCTGCCGTTCAGATCGCGTTATTCCTGCGAATGAGCGCGCGAAGATTGCCCTATTCTGTAATGTTCCAGAAAAAGCGGTTATCTCTCTGAAAGACGCAGATTCAATCTATAAAATCCCTGGCATGCTGAAGGCGCAAGGTTTGGATGAGTACATCTGTAACCGTTTCCGCCTTGAATGCAAAGAAGCTGATTTATCTGAGTGGGAACAAGTTATTTACGAAGAAGCCAATCCAGCAGGTGAAGTTACCATTGGTATGGTGGGTAAATATGTTGAATTACCAGATGCATACAAATCAGTTATCGAAGCACTGAAACATGCAGGTCTGAAAAATCGCTTAACCGTGAATATTAAGCTGATTGATTCTCAAGATATCGAAACCCGTGGCGTTGAGCTACTTAAAGGTCTGGACGCGATTTTAGTCCCAGGCGGTTTCGGTTCTCGCGGTATTGAAGGCAAAATTCTGACGGCACAATATGCCCGTGAGAACAAAATTCCTTATTTAGGTATTTGTCTGGGAATGCAAGTGGCGCTGATTGAGTTTGCACGTAATGTTGCGAACATGAAAGACGCGAACTCCACTGAATTTGATGCAGATTGCAAATTCCCAGTTGTTGCGCTGATTACTGAATGGCGCGATGAAGATGGCAACGTTGAAGTGCGTTCTGAAGAGAGCGACCTTGGCGGTACGATGCGTGTTGGTGGTCAGCAATGTCATTTAACTGATGGCAGCTTAGTGCGCGGTATGTACGGCGCAGAAACGATTGTTGAGCGTCACCGCCACCGTTACGAAGTGAACAATCTGCTGTTGAAACGTATCGAAGATGCGGGTCTGAACATTGCAGGTCGTTCTGTGGATAATAAACTGGTTGAAATCATTGAAAATCCAAACCACCCATGGTTTGTGGCTTGCCAGTTCCACCCAGAATTCACTTCGACCCCAAGAGATGGTCATCCGTTGTTTGCAGGTTTTGTTAAAGCCGCTGGTAAGTACCAGAAAGGTGAGTTGAAATAA